CAACACCCGGATCAGCAGCGACCGGCGCGGCCCGATCCGGGTGGTGGAGACCCGCTACGCCGCCGACCGGGCCCGGCTGCTGTACGAGCTCGGCGAGGCCCCCGCGGCCGGCTGAAGCCGGAAAGCGGAATCGGCCGGCATTCCGACCGGCGCCGGAATGCCGGGCGCGGTGGGAATGCCGACCGAATGCGATCGGAGGTCGGCGGAATCCGACCGGAATCGATCAGACCAGGGCGGCCTGCACCTGGCGCAGGCTCGGGTTGGTCATCACGCTCTGCTCGCCTGCGGCGGAGACCACCACGACCGTCGGCACCGTCTGGTTGCCGCCGTTCACCGACTCCACGTAGGACGCCGAGGCCGGGTCCTGCTCGATGTTGATCTCCTTGTACGCGATGCCCTCGCGGTCCAGCTGGCTCTTGAGGCGGTTGCAGTAGCCGCACCAGGTCGTGCTGTACATCGTGACGGTGCCGGACATGGCGAGGGACTCCTTCGGTCGACGGATCGGCGGTCTCACAGCCGCCGGTTCAACACCCGGCGGGCCGCCCCCATTCCGGAGCGTGCTGTGGTGTGACGATCCGATCATCACCGGAGGTCTGTGGACAACCCCGTCCGAACTGTCCGGGCCGCCTGCGAGGATGGGAGGCATGCAGGAAGACCTCCTCGGGCTCGGCAGCCCCCACGAGCCGTACGGCCACGCCCCCGTCGGGGCGGACGCCGTGCTGGCCGGCCTCGACCCCGAGCAGCGCGCCGTCGCCACCGCCCTGCACGGCCCGGTCTGCGTGCTGGCCGGCGCCGGCACCGGCAAGACCCGCGCCATCACCCACCGGATCGCCTACGGCGTGCGCAGCGGCGTCTACCAGCCCGCGCAGGTCCTCGCCGTCACCTTCACCGCCCGCGCCGCCGGCGAGATGCGCGGCCGGCTGCGCCAGCTCGGCGCCGAGGGCGTCCAGGCGCGGACGTTCCACTCCGCCGCGCTGCGCCAGCTCCAGTACTTCTGGCCGCGCGCCGTCGGCGGCGAACTGCCCCGGCTGCTGGAGCGCAAGGTCCAGCTGGTCGCCGAGGCGGCCGGCCGCAGCGGCCTGCGCGTCCAGCGCACCGAACTGCGCGACCTGACCGCCGAGATCGAGTGGGCCAAGGTCAGCCAGGTGGTCTCCGACGACTACCCGGCCGCCGTCGCCAAGTCCTCCCGCGAGGCCCCGCGCGACCCGGCCGAGATCGCCCGCGTCTACGCCGCCTACGAGGACGCCAAGCGCAGCCGCGGCCTGATCGACTTCGAGGACGTGCTGCTGCTCACCGCCGCCATCCTGGAGGACCGGCCGGAGATCGCCGACCGGGTCCGGGCCCAGTACCGGCACTTCACGGTCGACGAGTACCAGGACGTCTCCCCGCTCCAGCAGCGCCTGCTCCAGCAGTGGACGGGCAGTGACGGCGGCGCCAGCCTCTGCGTGGTCGGCGACGCCAGCCAGACCATCTACTCCTTCACCGGCGCCACCCCCGACTACCTGCTGAACTTCCGCCGGGAACACCCCGAGGCCACCGTGGTCAAGCTGGTCCGGGACTACCGCTCCACCCCGCAGGTCGTGCACCTGGCCAACGGACTGCTCTCGCAGGCCCGCGGCCAGGCCGCCCAGCACCGCCTGGAACTGGTCTCGCAGCGCGAGGCCGGCCCCGAGCCGACCTACCGCGAGTACCCGGACGAGCCCACCGAGGCCGAGTCCACCGCCCGCCTGATCCGCGACCTGCTCGCCACCGGCGTCCGGGCCAGCGAGGTCGCCGTGCTGTTCCGCACCAACAGCCAGTCCGAGGTGTACGAGCAGGCCCTCGCCGACCTCGGCATCGCCTACCAGCTGAAGGGCGCCGAGCGGTTCTTCGAGCGCCCCGAGGTCCGCGAGGCCGGCGTGCTGCTCAAGGGTGCCGCCCGGGCCGCCGACGACCCGCTGACGGCCGGCGCGCCCGACCTCGCCGCCCAGGTCCGCGCGGTGCTCGCCACCCGCGGCTTCGCCGCCACCCCGCCGGCCGGCTCCGGCGCGGTCCGCGAGCGCTGGGAGTCGCTGAACGCCCTGGTCCGGCTCGCCGAGGAGTTCGAGACCGCCCGCCGCGCCGCCGACGAGCGCGCCGACCTCTCCGCCTACGTCGCCGAGCTGGACGCCCGCGCCGCCGCCCAGCACGCCCCCGCCGTCGAGGGCGTCACGCTCGCCTCGCTGCACGCCGCCAAGGGCCTGGAGTGGGACGCGGTGTTCCTGGTCGGCCTCAGCGAGGGCACGCTGCCGATCATCTACGCCAAGACCGACGAGCAGGTCGAGGAGGAGCGCCGGCTGCTCTACGTCGGCGTCACCCGGGCCCGCCGCTTCCTCACCCTCTCCTGGTCGCTGTCCCGTTCGCCGGGCGGCCGCGCCTCCCGCAAGCCCACCCGCTTCCTGGACGGCCTGCGTCCCGGCTCCGCCGGCCCCGGCGCGCGCACCCGCGGTGGGCGCGGAGGCATCGAGCCCGGCGCGGAGCGCTCCGCCGCGCGCCGGATCCGCGGCCCGGTCAAGTGCCGGGTCTGCGACCGCACGCTGACCGACGCGGTCGAGCGCAAGCTGCGCCGCTGCGAGGGCTGCCCCTCGACGATGGACGAGGGACTGTACGAGCGGCTGCGCGAGTGGCGCTCGGTCCGCGCCAAGGAACAGGGCGCCCCCGCCTACGTGGTGTTCACCGACGCCACCCTGACGGCCATCGCGGAGGACGTGCCGGGCAGCCTCGCCGAGCTGTCCCGGATCTCCGGGGTGGGCGCGATGAAGCTGGACAAGTACGGCTCCGACGTGCTCTTGTTGTGTGCGGGGGAGAGTCCGGAGCTCGTGGGGGAGACCAACGAGCTGCCGGAGCACGCCTCGCCCGAGGACGAGGCCGAGAACCCGGCTGAGAACTCGCCGGAAAAATAGTTTGCGCGCCGCATGGACGGCGCAATAGCCTGCCGGAGCGGTCAAGGGGACGAGACCGCAAAGCTCGCAGAGGGCTTGTTTCTGCGTGCGCTGACCATCAACCAGATATCGGAGCCCGGGCGACTGGGCACCGCGAGACGCCGAGAGGAGGCGAGTTCAGTGGAGACCAAGATGATCACCAAAGTGACCGACCTGATGACCACCCTCGCCATGCCCGCGCGCGTCCTCGTGCCGGGTCTGGGTCTCGACGCCACCGGCGGCAACGCCGGCGCCCTGCTGCTGTCCGAGCACTGCCTTGTCAGTGGTCTCGGTGATGCTGAGGGCACCCGTGTCGAGGCGGGTCTGTCCCGTGACTGGGCGACGTTCGGCGGCGGTATTTCGCTGTCCGACGAGCGACCGACCGAGGCACCGAAGGCAGTAGCGGCAGAAGCAGCCCATGGGCGCTATGCGGCCGTCGTCGGTGCCGGAGTCAAGAAGCAGGACCAGCAGATCTCCCTGGCCCAGGCAGCCGTTCGCGGCGCCGAAGCCGGCCGGATGCAGGCTTTCCGCGGGCCTGGACCCTGGAGCGAACGACCCTGACGGTGAACGTCACGGGCGGTGCCTCCAGGGCCGCGGAAACCCAGTAACCGGGTTCCGCGGCCCTTCTGTTTTGTCCGGTACGCAAGACCCACCCAGGCCCCACGGGGCCTCCGGCCGAGCCCGAACAACGGGACGACCGGATCCACATCGAAGACGAGGAAGACGCCCACAGTGTCCACGGTCATCACACCGCCGCCCCTCCCGTCCGTACCGACCGACAAGACCGTCAAGGCCGACCAGGCCGACCCCCCGGAGGTAACACTCATGCAGCTCACCGCCATCGACGAGGCTGACTCGCTCGGGCTCCCCATTCCGTGCCGGGCCTTCGACCCGGAGGTCTTCTTCGCGGAGACCCCGGCCGATGTCGAGTACGCCAAGTCGCTGTGTGGCACCTGCCCCGTCAAGGCCGCCTGCCTCACCGGCGCCCTCGAGCGCCGCGAGCCGTGGGGCGTCTGGGGTGGGGAGCTCTTCGTCCAGGGCGTCATCGTCGCCCGGAAGCGCCCGCGTGGCCGTCCGCGCAAGACCGAGGTCATGGCGTGAACCCCGCAGCCAGGACCAGCCGCACCGGCTCCGCAGCCGTCCGCAGGGGAGAGCAGCCCCCGCTGGACACCGCACTGCGCGACTCGGTACGCACCGCGGCCGCCAAGGCCGACGCCGAACTCTCCCGCCCCTTCCCGACCACGCACCACGAGCAGGACCACCACATGAACCCCGCCGGCATCGATCCGACCGTCCGCTCCGAGCAGACCCACGAACTTCAGATCCAGAACAGGACTCTCGAAATGCATCTTCTCCAGGAATCCCTGGCTCGCGCGCATATGCAGCAACGCCTCCACGAGGCCGAGGAGCAACGCCTCGGCCTGCGGGTGCTGCGCGCAGACCGCCTGCGTCGCAAGGCCGAACGTGCCTCGATGCGCGCCCGCAAGGCCCTCGCCGTCGCCCTGATGTGACGGATGCTCCACCCCCACCGGCCGGCCCCGAGGCCCCGCCGGTGACCAACCCTGAACGCCGACGGCCGACTCCCCACCCCCTGGGGAGCCGGCCGTCGGCGCGTCCGGCCCCGGCCCGGCCGGGCTGCCCAACTCCGCATGATCGCACTGTCGTTCTCTGTTCGAACGGATCGTGCAAGGATGTGGCACATGTGGACCTCCCTGCCGCTCGGCGAGCGGCTGCGCGCCGAACTCGGCCCGCCCCGGCGGGTTCGCCGCCTGGTCAGCAGCCCGCGCTCCCGGGTCTGGCGGGCCGAACTCGGCGGCGCCCCCGTGGTGGTGAAGCAGCTCGTCGACTCGCCCGGCGCCGACGACCGCTACGCCCGCGAGGCCGCCGCGCTGACCCTCGCCGGCCGGGCCGGGAGCCCCGGCCGAACGGTGGTGCCGGCACTGCTCGGCACCGACCCGGCGGCCCGGATCCTGGTGCTGGAACGCCTGGAGGACCACACCCCGCCCGCCGAGTGGCAGATCGACTACGCCACCGCGCTGGCCGAGCTGCACGCCAGCGCCCCCGCCGACCTCGACGACCTGGCGGGCACCGCGCCCGGCACCGCCCTGCCTGCCTGGACCGGCCCGACCGGACGGGAACTCGGTTGCTTCCTCGCCCTGGCCCGCACCCTCGACGTCCCCGCCCCGCCGGGCGTCCGCACCGAACTCGAAGCCCTGCTCGGCCGGCTGTCCACCACCCCCGCCCGGCACGCGCTGCTGCACGGCGACCCCTGCCCCGGCAACGACCTGCACACCGCCGACGGCGTCCGCTTCGTCGACTTCGAGCAGTCCTCGCTCGGCCCTGGCGCGGTCGAACTGGCCTACCTGCGGATCGGCTTCCCCACCTGCTGGTGCTCCACCGCCCCGCCCACCCCGGTGCTGGACGCCGCCGAAGCCGCCTACCGCACCGCCTGGCGGGCGGCCACCGGCGCCGACGCCGCCACCCCCGCCGAACTCGCCGACGCCTGCGCCGGCTGGCTGCTGCGCGGCGACGCCCTCGTCCCCAAGGCCGACCGCGGCACCGCCGACCATCTCGCCCGGGTCTCCCACACCGACTGGACCTGGGGCACCGCCACCGCCCGCCGACGCCTGCTGCACCGCCTCCGCGCCGTCGCCGCCCTGGCCGACCAGGACACCGCCCTGCCCCTGTTCGGCCGTTTCTGCGCCACTTTCGCCACCCGCGCCCGCACCACCTGGCCCAGCGCCACCCCCCTCCCCGCCGAACGCCCCTGACTGCCCGTCAGACCGACGTCACCTGTTCAGCGTGCAGCCCGGGCCGCGCAAAGGCATTTCTGCGGTCCGGGCCGTAGGCGGCAGTGGTCAGTCGGCGCCGGGTTCGGCGAAGCCGGGCAGCCAGTGCAGGAGTTCCTCGTGCAGGCGGACGGTGGCGCCGAGCTGGCAGAGGACGCCGATGGTGGAGAGGGTGACCCGGTGGATCAGCAGGTAGGAGGGCGGCAGGTTGAGCTGCTTGCCGAGGTTGTAGGCGGGGGAGCGCGGGTCGGCGATCCGGGCGGCCTGGGTGCGCATCCACTCGCGGCTGAAGGTGAACTGCTCGGCGCGAGTGGGTTCGATGATCGGCACCAGGTAGTCGAGCACCGCGTCCGGGTCGAGCGTGACGGTGGGGCGGACGAAGTTCTCCTGCTTGAGCAACTCGTAGACCGCTCCCGCGTCGCCGGCCAGGGCGAGCCGCAGCGAGGTGCCGATCGGGCGGGGCAGGCCGCCGGGGACCCGGTCGACGGTGCCGAAGTCGAGCACGCCGAGCTGCCAACTCGCCGCGCTGCGACCGGTTTTGACGAGACGGAAGTTCCCGGGGTGCGGGTCGGCGTGCAGTAGTCCGGTGCGGGCCGGGCCGGCGAACAGGAAGCGGGCGAGCAGCTGTCCGGCCCGGTCGCGCTCGGTGCGGGTGCCGTCCGAGATGACCTGGGAGAGCGGCTTGCCGTCCATCCACTCGGTGACCAGCACCCGGCCGGACTGGGCGACCACCCGGGGCACCAGGATGTCCGCGTCCCCCGCGAACTCCTGCGCGTGCAGCTGCTGGGACTCGGCCTCCAGCCGGTAGTCGAGCTCCTCGGTGACCCGTTCGCGCAGCTCGGCGATCAACGGCTTGATGTCCATGCCGGGGATCAGCGGACCGAGCATCCTCGCCACCCGGGAGAGTTGGGTGAGGTCGCTGAGCAGTGCGTCGCCCGCGCCCGGGTACTGGATCTTGACCGCGACCTCCCGCCCGTCCTGCCAGACGGCGCGGTGCACCTGGCCGATCGAGGCGGCGGCGGAGGGCTGGTCGGAGAAGGAGCGGAACCGCTCGGCCCAGTCGGCGCCGAGGTCGGCGGACAGCACCGAGTGGACGGTCCGGGTCGGCATCGCGGGGGCGGAGTCCTGGAGCTTGGTGAGCGCGGCCCGGTAGGGGCCGGCGACGTCCTCCGGGAGGGCCGACTCGAACACCGACATGGCCTGCCCGAACTTCATCGC
The DNA window shown above is from Streptomyces sp. TLI_171 and carries:
- a CDS encoding AarF/ABC1/UbiB kinase family protein translates to MSDMPRKAVSRTARLAALPLSFAGRATLGLGKRLGGRPAEEVAAELQAQTAEQLFATLGKLKGGAMKFGQAMSVFESALPEDVAGPYRAALTKLQDSAPAMPTRTVHSVLSADLGADWAERFRSFSDQPSAAASIGQVHRAVWQDGREVAVKIQYPGAGDALLSDLTQLSRVARMLGPLIPGMDIKPLIAELRERVTEELDYRLEAESQQLHAQEFAGDADILVPRVVAQSGRVLVTEWMDGKPLSQVISDGTRTERDRAGQLLARFLFAGPARTGLLHADPHPGNFRLVKTGRSAASWQLGVLDFGTVDRVPGGLPRPIGTSLRLALAGDAGAVYELLKQENFVRPTVTLDPDAVLDYLVPIIEPTRAEQFTFSREWMRTQAARIADPRSPAYNLGKQLNLPPSYLLIHRVTLSTIGVLCQLGATVRLHEELLHWLPGFAEPGAD
- a CDS encoding phosphotransferase is translated as MWTSLPLGERLRAELGPPRRVRRLVSSPRSRVWRAELGGAPVVVKQLVDSPGADDRYAREAAALTLAGRAGSPGRTVVPALLGTDPAARILVLERLEDHTPPAEWQIDYATALAELHASAPADLDDLAGTAPGTALPAWTGPTGRELGCFLALARTLDVPAPPGVRTELEALLGRLSTTPARHALLHGDPCPGNDLHTADGVRFVDFEQSSLGPGAVELAYLRIGFPTCWCSTAPPTPVLDAAEAAYRTAWRAATGADAATPAELADACAGWLLRGDALVPKADRGTADHLARVSHTDWTWGTATARRRLLHRLRAVAALADQDTALPLFGRFCATFATRARTTWPSATPLPAERP
- a CDS encoding ATP-dependent DNA helicase UvrD2, with amino-acid sequence MQEDLLGLGSPHEPYGHAPVGADAVLAGLDPEQRAVATALHGPVCVLAGAGTGKTRAITHRIAYGVRSGVYQPAQVLAVTFTARAAGEMRGRLRQLGAEGVQARTFHSAALRQLQYFWPRAVGGELPRLLERKVQLVAEAAGRSGLRVQRTELRDLTAEIEWAKVSQVVSDDYPAAVAKSSREAPRDPAEIARVYAAYEDAKRSRGLIDFEDVLLLTAAILEDRPEIADRVRAQYRHFTVDEYQDVSPLQQRLLQQWTGSDGGASLCVVGDASQTIYSFTGATPDYLLNFRREHPEATVVKLVRDYRSTPQVVHLANGLLSQARGQAAQHRLELVSQREAGPEPTYREYPDEPTEAESTARLIRDLLATGVRASEVAVLFRTNSQSEVYEQALADLGIAYQLKGAERFFERPEVREAGVLLKGAARAADDPLTAGAPDLAAQVRAVLATRGFAATPPAGSGAVRERWESLNALVRLAEEFETARRAADERADLSAYVAELDARAAAQHAPAVEGVTLASLHAAKGLEWDAVFLVGLSEGTLPIIYAKTDEQVEEERRLLYVGVTRARRFLTLSWSLSRSPGGRASRKPTRFLDGLRPGSAGPGARTRGGRGGIEPGAERSAARRIRGPVKCRVCDRTLTDAVERKLRRCEGCPSTMDEGLYERLREWRSVRAKEQGAPAYVVFTDATLTAIAEDVPGSLAELSRISGVGAMKLDKYGSDVLLLCAGESPELVGETNELPEHASPEDEAENPAENSPEK
- a CDS encoding WhiB family transcriptional regulator, with product MSTVITPPPLPSVPTDKTVKADQADPPEVTLMQLTAIDEADSLGLPIPCRAFDPEVFFAETPADVEYAKSLCGTCPVKAACLTGALERREPWGVWGGELFVQGVIVARKRPRGRPRKTEVMA
- a CDS encoding mycoredoxin, which gives rise to MSGTVTMYSTTWCGYCNRLKSQLDREGIAYKEINIEQDPASASYVESVNGGNQTVPTVVVVSAAGEQSVMTNPSLRQVQAALV